One window from the genome of Musa acuminata AAA Group cultivar baxijiao chromosome BXJ1-4, Cavendish_Baxijiao_AAA, whole genome shotgun sequence encodes:
- the LOC135672618 gene encoding probable trehalose-phosphate phosphatase F — MDLKATHSSTIFTDRTHACNSRLCLPPIVSPISPTASAYPSSALYPTFQRRKASSGMLNESHDGACLDAMKSSSPPHIKLNKDFISDLAIGKNDAAYDAWMMKCPSALSSFKQITNHAKYKKIVLFLDYDGTLSHIVDNPEHAFMSNAMRTAVKNVAKYFSTAIVSGRSCHKVYKFVKLGELYYAGSHGMDIMGPVIKNESFSDLPGCTISIEEQGNEVILFQPAKEFLLMINEVQSFLKEVTKDIEGVIVESNKFCVSVHYRLVDEKDWPKVVHCVHHVLKDYPHLQVTHGRRVLEVRPIIDWNKGKAVEFLLEYLGLRTSDDVFPIYVGDDRTDEDAFKILREGKCGYGILVTSVPKQTNAVFSLRDPTEVSSVVQLVLLYIFDECAQRSQVKKFLKLLVKWKKLETS, encoded by the exons ATGGATTTGAAGGCTACTCATAGTTCAACCATTTTTACGGATCGTACACATGCATGCAATTCAAGACTGTGTTTGCCGCCCATTGTGTCACCAATTTCTCCTACAGCATCAGCATATCCTTCTTCTGCTTTGTACCCAACATTTCAGAGAAGAAAAGCCTCATCTGGTATGCTCAATGAATCCCATGATGGTGCTTGCCTGGATGCGATGAAATCGTCATCTCCTCCTCACATTAAACTAAACAAGGACTTCATCTCTGACCTTGCAATTGGTAAAAATGATGCTGCATATGATGCCTGGATG ATGAAGTGTCCATCGGCTTTATCTTCTTTCAAACAAATTACTAATCATGCAAAATATAAGAAGATTGTGTTGTTTTTGGACTATGACGGAACTCTTTCACATATAGTGGATAACCCAGAACATGCTTTTATGTCCAATGCG ATGCGTACTGCTGTGAAGAATGTTGCTAAATACTTCTCGACTGCAATTGTTAGTGGAAGGTCTTGCCATAAG GTTTACAAGTTTGTTAAGCTAGGTGAACTATATTATGCTGGTAGTCATGGAATGGACATAATGGGCCCTGTGATAAAAAATGAATCCTTCAGTGACCTCCCAGGATGCACTATTTCTATTGAGGAACAG GGAAACGAAGTAATACTCTTCCAGCCTGCTAAAGAGTTCTTACTGATGATCAATGAG GTTCAAAGCTTCCTTAAAGAGGTCACTAAAGATATTGAAGGTGTCATTGTCGAGAGCAACAAATTCTGTGTTTCTGTACATTATCGCCTTGTAGACGAGAAG GATTGGCCCAAGGTTGTGCATTGTGTGCATCACGTCCTGAAGGACTACCCTCATTTGCAAGTCACCCATGGGCGCAGG GTTTTAGAAGTTCGTCCCATCATTGATTGGAACAAAGGAAAGGCTGTTGAATTCCTGCTTGAATACCTTGGTCTGAGAACATCTGACGATGTTTTTCCGATATACGTTGGTGATGATCGTACTGATGAGGATGCATTTAAG ATCCTGAGGGAAGGTAAATGTGGATATGGAATTCTAGTGACATCTGTGCCGAAACAGACCAATGCCGTCTTCTCTCTGAGAGACCCTACTGAGGTAAGTTCAGTTGTTCAACTTGTCTTGCTATACATATTTGATGAATGTGCTCAGCGTTCTCAGGTGAAAAAGTTTCTCAAGTTACTGGTGAAGTGGAAGAAGTTGGAAACATCATGA
- the LOC135666806 gene encoding asparaginyl endopeptidase Rep2-like: MTYMVRSFSLIGRLLFSSTLLWASLFATPGPRTVTAGRAVGQWDPTIRLPTERAGFDGLGGGGDEKEQEDEETSGTRWALLVAGSSGYGNYRHQADVCHAYQLLRRGGLKEENIVVMMYDDIANSPLNPRPGVIINHPQGHDVYAGVPKDYTGKQVTSKNLYAVLLGIKSAVTGGSGKVIDSKPNDRIFIYYSDHGGPGVLGMPNMPYLYAVDFIEVLKKKHAMNSYKEMVIYVEACESGSIFEGLMPKDLNIYVTTASNAEESSWGTYCPGMDPPPPPEYITCLGDLYSVAWMEDSETHNLKEETVSKQYEAVKVRTSNYNTYSVGSHVMEYGDKNIKPEKLYLYQGFDPANANITENGLSQRMQMGTINQRDADLLFLWKRYERLAESSEDKRRTIMEITETMMQRTHLDRSIDLIGKLIFGSNSGPAILRAVRPSGQALVDDWDCLKSVVRSFESHCGSLTQYGMKHMRAFANICNRGISRDAIKEASASACGNYNSAMWSSSMRGYSA; the protein is encoded by the exons ATGACATACATGGTGCGGAGCTTCTCGCTGATCGGGCGGCTGCTCTTCTCGTCGACGCTGCTTTGGGCCTCGTTGTTTGCCACACCCGGGCCCAGGACGGTCACCGCCGGCCGTGCTGTGGGACAATGGGACCCCACGATTAGGTTGCCGACGGAGCGAGCCGGGTTCGATGGCCTCGGCGGTGGCGGAGACGAGAAGGAACAAGAGGACGAGGAAACGAGCGGGACGAGGTGGGCGCTGCTCGTCGCCGGTTCCTCTGGTTACGGCAACTACCGCCATCAG GCAGATGTGTGCCACGCTTACCAGCTGCTGAGGAGAGGAGGGCTGAAGGAGGAGAACATAGTGGTGATGATGTACGACGACATCGCCAACAGCCCGCTCAATCCCAGGCCTGGGGTCATCATCAACCATCCCCAGGGCCATGACGTCTACGCCGGCGTCCCCAAG GATTACACAGGGAAACAAGTGACTTCTAAGAACCTGTATGCAGTGCTCTTGGGGATTAAGAGTGCAGTCACAGGTGGAAGTGGAAAGGTTATCGATAGCAAACCCAATGATCGAATATTCATATACTATTCAGACCATGGAGGCCCTGGTGTTCTCG GCATGCCAAACATGCCGTATCTTTACGCTGTTGATTTTATCGAGGTGTTGAAGAAGAAACATGCAATGAATAGCTACAAGGAGATG GTTATCTATGTGGAAGCATGTGAGAGTGGCAGTATATTTGAAGGTCTAATGCCAAAGGATCTCAATATCTATGTAACAACAGCATCAAATGCAGAGGAGAGCAGTTGGGGTACGTACTGCCCGGGAAtggatcctcctccacctcctgagTATATTACCTGCCTTGGAGACTTATATAGTGTGGCATGGATGGAAGACAG TGAAACTCACAATCTGAAGGAGGAGACTGTAAGCAAGCAATATGAAGCG GTGAAGGTGAGAACATCAAATTACAACACATACAGTGTAGGCTCCCATGTGATGGAGTATGGAGACAAGAACATCAAACCTGAGAAGCTCTATCTTTACCAAGGCTTCGATCCCGCTAACGCTAATATAACCGAGAATGGACTTTCACAAAGGATGCAGATGGGAACCATCAATCAGAGGGATGCTGATCTTCTCTTCTTGTGGAAGAGA TATGAACGGTTGGCTGAAAGCTCAGAAGACAAGAGGAGAACCATCATGGAGATTACAGAAACGATGATGCAAAGAACGCACCTTGACCGTAGTATCGACTTGATCGGGAAGTTAATTTTTGGGTCAAACAGTGGCCCTGCCATCCTCAGGGCTGTGAGACCATCTGGCCAAGCTTTGGTTGACGATTGGGATTGTTTGAAGTCAGTG GTTCGATCATTCGAGTCTCACTGTGGATCGCTCACACAGTATGGCATGAAACACATGCGGGCGTTCGCAAACATATGCAACAGAGGTATCTCCAGGGACGCGATCAAGGAAGCCAGTGCCAGCGCCTGTGGGAACTATAATTCGGCAATGTGGAGCTCATCGATGCGTGGTTACAGCGCCTGA
- the LOC103982803 gene encoding plasmodesmata-located protein 8 isoform X1 — MFLNKLHISCLFFFLTLLFPHSTKQSAKAASFIYSGCSPSKYDPNGPFQNNLTPLLTSIVSGAAQASYNSYKSGDDSSGAAAYGLYQCRNDLSSDDCSNCVQSAVSQLNLVCADSLAASLQLEGCFVRYSNEDFLGKSDTTMTYRKCSTSRSDDAEFFRRRDDVLADLQNGVSYRTSSSGTVQGYAQCLGDLGAADCSACLAQAVGQLKNACGSALAADVYLAQCYARYWASGHYFRSSADYSDDDIGRTVAIIVGILAGLALIVVFISFLRKTC, encoded by the exons ATGTTCCTTAACAAGCTCCACATTAgctgcctcttcttcttcttgacccTCCTCTTCCCTCACAGCACCAAGCAATCAGCCAAAGCTGCCTCCTTTATCTACTCAGGCTGCTCTCCGTCCAAATATGACCCCAACGGCCCCTTCCAGAACAACCTCACCCCGCTCCTCACCTCCATCGTGTCCGGCGCCGCGCAGGCCTCCTACAACAGCTACAAGTCAGGCGACGACTCCAGCGGCGCGGCCGCCTACGGCCTCTACCAGTGCCGTAACGACCTGAGCTCCGATGACTGCTCCAACTGCGTGCAGAGCGCGGTCAGCCAGCTCAACCTGGTCTGCGCCGACTCCCTCGCGGCCTCGCTGCAGCTGGAAGGCTGCTTCGTGCGGTACAGCAACGAGGACTTCCTGGGGAAGTCGGACACCACCATGACATACCGCAAGTGCAGCACGAGCAGGAGCGACGACGCGGAGTTCTTCCGGCGGCGGGATGACGTGCTGGCCGACCTCCAGAACGGGGTGAGCTACCGGACGAGCAGCTCCGGCACGGTGCAGGGTTACGCGCAGTGCCTGGGCGATCTGGGCGCCGCCGACTGCTCTGCGTGCCTGGCGCAGGCGGTGGGGCAGCTGAAGAATGCGTGCGGGTCGGCGCTCGCGGCCGACGTCTACTTGGCTCAGTGCTACGCCAGATACTGGGCTTCCGGCCACTACTTCCGGTCCTCCGCAG ATTACTCGGATGATGACATCGGAAGGACTGTGGCTATCATTGTCGGCATCTTGGCAGGATTGGCTCTCATTGTAGTTTTCATTTCTTTTCTCAGGAAAACAT GCTAG
- the LOC103982803 gene encoding plasmodesmata-located protein 8 isoform X2 → MFLNKLHISCLFFFLTLLFPHSTKQSAKAASFIYSGCSPSKYDPNGPFQNNLTPLLTSIVSGAAQASYNSYKSGDDSSGAAAYGLYQCRNDLSSDDCSNCVQSAVSQLNLVCADSLAASLQLEGCFVRYSNEDFLGKSDTTMTYRKCSTSRSDDAEFFRRRDDVLADLQNGVSYRTSSSGTVQGYAQCLGDLGAADCSACLAQAVGQLKNACGSALAADVYLAQCYARYWASGHYFRSSAG, encoded by the exons ATGTTCCTTAACAAGCTCCACATTAgctgcctcttcttcttcttgacccTCCTCTTCCCTCACAGCACCAAGCAATCAGCCAAAGCTGCCTCCTTTATCTACTCAGGCTGCTCTCCGTCCAAATATGACCCCAACGGCCCCTTCCAGAACAACCTCACCCCGCTCCTCACCTCCATCGTGTCCGGCGCCGCGCAGGCCTCCTACAACAGCTACAAGTCAGGCGACGACTCCAGCGGCGCGGCCGCCTACGGCCTCTACCAGTGCCGTAACGACCTGAGCTCCGATGACTGCTCCAACTGCGTGCAGAGCGCGGTCAGCCAGCTCAACCTGGTCTGCGCCGACTCCCTCGCGGCCTCGCTGCAGCTGGAAGGCTGCTTCGTGCGGTACAGCAACGAGGACTTCCTGGGGAAGTCGGACACCACCATGACATACCGCAAGTGCAGCACGAGCAGGAGCGACGACGCGGAGTTCTTCCGGCGGCGGGATGACGTGCTGGCCGACCTCCAGAACGGGGTGAGCTACCGGACGAGCAGCTCCGGCACGGTGCAGGGTTACGCGCAGTGCCTGGGCGATCTGGGCGCCGCCGACTGCTCTGCGTGCCTGGCGCAGGCGGTGGGGCAGCTGAAGAATGCGTGCGGGTCGGCGCTCGCGGCCGACGTCTACTTGGCTCAGTGCTACGCCAGATACTGGGCTTCCGGCCACTACTTCCGGTCCTCCGCAG GCTAG
- the LOC135666790 gene encoding 14 kDa proline-rich protein DC2.15-like gives MASKFSASLAVFLTLNLLFFNLIAACGGGRGGGGGGGGGGGGGGGGGGGGTPYTPKPSPCSRPTPTPSPIPPSPGGEAKCPRDTLKLAACANVLNGLINATVAQPPKEPCCSLIEGLVDLEVAVCLCTAIKANILGININLPIDLSLLVNYCGKNVPKGFQCP, from the coding sequence ATGGCCTCCAAGTTCTCGGCTTCCCTTGCTGTCTTCCTCACCCTCAACCTCCTCTTCTTCAACCTCATCGCTGCCTGTGGCGGTGGCCGCgggggtggcggtggcggtggcggcggtggtggcggcggtggtggtggcggtggcggtggcaccCCGTACACGCCGAAGCCAAGCCCGTGCTCCAGGCCGACCCCCACACCGAGCCCCATCCCACCGAGCCCCGGAGGGGAAGCCAAGTGCCCGCGAGACACGCTCAAGCTCGCCGCCTGCGCCAATGTTCTCAACGGCCTGATCAACGCGACGGTGGCACAGCCGCCCAAGGAGCCCTGCTGCAGCCTCATCGAAGGGCTGGTCGACCTCGAGGTCGCCGTGTGCCTTTGCACCGCCATCAAGGCCAACATCCTGGGCATCAACATCAACCTCCCCATCGACCTCAGCCTGCTCGTCAACTACTGCGGGAAGAACGTCCCCAAGGGCTTCCAGTGCCCGTAG